The region TATTTAGATTTATCTAATCAtacttatattattttttagaaCTACCTGTGTGACTTCTTAACCCTTTGTGGACGAACGTCGCCATATTGACGACATCAGGCTCATTTATCTAGCCCCCACAGCTACGCACGAATCATTTAACTGTTTAAATAATGAAAGCGTAGCGCACATTCTCCGTTTAGTTTttgaaacaaattattttgagtGTGTCAAATATCTTCGTTCTCACAGGGTTGAAGTTAAAATAACATATGATGACGGAGGTTGCCAGCAAACCAACGGAGGGCCGGCGGTCTGTGCATCCCTGGTTTCTATCAATCTTTTGAATTAGAACTTCCAGTATGGCCGACAGTTCAGCAACATAAAGTTTTCTAAGCGTAGATATTTCCAGCACAGACAAAACTCGAGTGCCATCTGCCAGCtggaataataaaattaacaaatcCGCCCCCGCTTGCGAATTTAGCGCCAATAACAGCATTATTCCGCCAAGACGAAAATTTGCGTATCCGCCGGTACCGCCGCCTCGCAATCCGCTGCCTTCCCGACGACGAGTCTCGTTCTGCGACGTCGTCTTCGGGGATACACGCGGAAACAGTCCGAATTGCATGACGAACATGCAGGATGTTCGCCATAGGTTCCGTTGCAATAATGATAGTAACGAGGAATATCGTAGTTCTTACGACATTTGGCGAGCGGACGATCCGGCTGGTAAAAACGACGGCGGGTACGAAAATGTTAATGTAAGTCAAACCGAAACCGAGGGGACTGGCAGAATGCATTTTGAAAGAAGCGCCTCGGAGTGTTGCAACGACGCCGAAGAGAcgttaaacaaatgcaatgacATCGAGAAGAATCCCGGACCGAATCGTACAATGAACGAAAAGGACGACGAGTCCTCGAGAGAAGACTCGATGACCTGCCAAAATTGTCCTAGTTCGTCGAACGGGCACGACGATAGCGAACGTATGAGAGGAGGTTGCGGGGGATCATGCTCACCGTGTGGACCTCGACCTAAGGTCTCATGTGGCGTAGTCAAAGTGATAGAGACTGCTTGCCACTGTGGGAAAAGTAACAGCTACGATTTCACGGCTAATACCATCCCTGACAGAAAAtactcgaaaacgaaaaacATTATTGTATGCGCGTTAGTGCTTTTGTCTCCTTGCCAAGTATAAAATAATGCGTTGGTTACTGTtaagtaaaaattataaaagaatCGAAGTAGCATGACAAAGCACTTGGGGATGATATCGATTGTTTAACGAACAAATTTTCCACATTAAACAGAGGATGATTCACGAAACGGTCACGAGATAATGGTCAAGAGAAACAAAAGCACATTGgtgttaaatgaaaaatttacacAGAAATTATTTAGGATTTGACGAATAATTATtgcattgaatatttttttgccaGGGATGTGGATCAGAACCATACATTATATCCTCGCTCCCCTATTAAAATAAGACATAATTGTTATTCTTTAGTAGAGCCGGAATCGTGTCGCACCGTCCCTTCCTGTTCGAGCTGTTCATCGCCGTGTAACGAGCGACGGAGTTGTTGTCCACCAGCGAACGAACGACCAATCTGCAAGAAAACGATTATTAGATGTCGTCCAGTGTGTACGGAGAATCAGGGTTGCGGGAGTGGTGGATGCTGCGGGGGCGGATGTCGCGGTGGTTGTGGAAAACCCGGGCAGACCTGTCTGCCGGCGAGACCTTGCACGACTCCTTGCCGACCATGTTCACCATGTTCTCCACCACGACCTTGTCCCCCGCAATCATCTTGTTCTTGTAGAAAATGCTCACCTTGTTGCTCCAGTATTGGCGGTGGTGCGAATTGCTGTGGCCGGTAAGACACTGGTGGCATTGGAGCTGCtaaatgagtagactgcggatcttcagaAGTAGAAAGTTCTTTCTTTCTATAAAATCGTAAAAGGAACAAACAGGATGTTTCTACAATCGTTATAACTTTTTAAGGAGctatacttttaaaaaatataataaaagaaaatagatttttcgGACCAGTCACACGAGAATCCCCCCTTAATCTTCCCActattgaaaatttcatctactAGATTTTGTCACAATTCAGAAAATCCATAGTTTATTTATGAGACACTCGGGTAGCCGCATATTCGTGAGATGCCAGATGCTAGATGCTAGACGAATGGCAAGATTACCTGGCTATTCGAGCATCTCGTGAGGTACTCGAACGCATGCCGATGTTATTGTTACTGATACAGCTTTTTGTTTATGCAGATCGAAAAGTCCCGCATGCCGAGTGAGCCGAAGAAGATGCAGTACCGACAGAGATTGTAACGAGGGTGGATGCTGCCGACCGAAAGTCACTTGCGAATGTTTGGGGGGAGGACTCGATTGCCAACGCTGCGGGCGGAAGGTGTACCAAGCTGAAATGCAGGTAATGTGAAGTAATTAAACAATCATTATACAGTTTTCTACTAATTAATGTATATCTATATCGCAGCATTTAGTGATTTAGTGTCGCTTGCAAGGCACATTTATAGAATATTTGTATCTTGATGTTTATTCAAGATGGTGTCTGGTATACCCTACCACAATATATGCTTCAGCTGCTATTGCTGTAGGAAACCGTTGGAGCCATTAACGTACCAGGAAAACTGCGGAGAAATTTACTGTAAACGTTAGTTTGCATATCCCTGCTTTTGATACTCTTTCAACCTAGAAAATTCTTGTTTATGGCATATCGACGATTATCATTAAGTAAGACGATCTTCGATACTGCGAATTGCTGTGTCAATTCTATTTCCGTTTCTTTTGGATATTTAGAGTGTTATGTCCGAAATTTTGGACCACAAGGATACGGATATGGTGCGGGACCAGGAACGTTGCAAACTCCAATGTGAAGCGATTGAGGGCATCGTTAATTAGTGAACAAACGAAAAccattgaaatattttacagTTACTTGTGATCTCTTTTTATTCAAAGTTTTTGTTTCCATTTATAAGTGGTATTTTTGCCGAACAGCTTATACACAACTTTTTTCGTGGTTTCGTATAGTAAAGAATACTTTTTGTAAATAGTATACTTTCAATTTATGATCGACAGTATAGTATACAATAGTATCGCGCTCTAAAGCGTAATTTTACTAATGTATACTGAATTTCTTTTGCTACCGTGGTTCCATAATAATTTGAAGTCAATAGGAGCAAGTATTAATATGTTAA is a window of Halictus rubicundus isolate RS-2024b chromosome 4, iyHalRubi1_principal, whole genome shotgun sequence DNA encoding:
- the LOC143353890 gene encoding uncharacterized protein LOC143353890 — protein: MPGVCPRCNREVYFAEEKLALGKVWHTFCFSCRNCRKLLNSCNVVTHLGELFCKNCYGRQSHSANDHKILPKIRSPANPTQNSSRCSCGVESSIGNTLLSRKRHYQSDACRLRGGGSEVGETYVSFEEEKKHFFDNECANLSITNSMSTLCDPPPSPTAVTTWYNRQHSKFRSTSSESEKNNITKDCRFEAQQDIDLSELNPPLSNNEIDIADAQLSTDKTRVPSASWNNKINKSAPACEFSANNSIIPPRRKFAYPPVPPPRNPLPSRRRVSFCDVVFGDTRGNSPNCMTNMQDVRHRFRCNNDSNEEYRSSYDIWRADDPAGKNDGGYENVNVSQTETEGTGRMHFERSASECCNDAEETLNKCNDIEKNPGPNRTMNEKDDESSREDSMTCQNCPSSSNGHDDSERMRGGCGGSCSPCGPRPKVSCGVVKVIETACHCGKIEPESCRTVPSCSSCSSPCNERRSCCPPANERPICKKTIIRCRPVCTENQGCGSGGCCGGGCRGGCGKPGQTCLPARPCTTPCRPCSPCSPPRPCPPQSSCSCRKCSPCCSSIGGAFCLCRSKSPACRVSRRRCSTDRDCNEGGCCRPKVTCECLGGGLDCQRCGRKVYQAEMQMVSGIPYHNICFSCYCCRKPLEPLTYQENCGEIYCKQCYVRNFGPQGYGYGAGPGTLQTPM